In one Nicotiana sylvestris chromosome 8, ASM39365v2, whole genome shotgun sequence genomic region, the following are encoded:
- the LOC104221652 gene encoding uncharacterized protein, with the protein MIMMVMQKLTRKWRNSRRESQYDEDDKFSLPTRDDGRPIDTQEQEELVRSLEKVQTQQSLLWRGVFSGLLLCYVAFLIYSIYQQAYYPWELRYHAYFMYEVDSWTIIAADWAAILTCLMTIKGLLHESKYHRRWLWSSCCIGMIVAVFWLNHMLRLAKFRWDILWLPVGPLSGAGICIYIDHLLNVSSEEVRKLRGYMYAYKAR; encoded by the exons ATGATAATGATGGTGATGCAGAAGCTAACGAGAAAATGGAGAAATTCTCGACGAGAATCTCAGTACGACGAGGACGATAAATTCTCTTTACCAACTCGCGACGATGGTCGTCCCATTGATACCCAAG AACAAGAAGAGTTAGTTCGATCTCTCGAGAAAGTTCAAACTCAGCAATCTCTTCTCTGGAGG GGTGTGTTCTCGGGCCTACTTTTGTGTTATGTGGCTTTTCTAATATACTCAATCTATCAACAGGCATATTATCCCTGGGAATTG CGATATCATGCTTACTTCATGTATGAAGTTGACTCATGGACCATCATTGCTGCAG ATTGGGCAGCTATTTTGACGTGCTTAATGACCATAAAGGGCTTACTGCATGAATCGAAATATCATAGGAGGTGGCTATGGTCTTCATGCTGCATTGGCATGATTGTAGCAGTGTTTTGGCTGAATCACATGCTAAG GTTGGCAAAATTTAGATGGGATATTTTGTGGCTACCTGTAGGGCCCCTTAG TGGAGCTGGAATCTGCATTTACATAGACCATTTACTAAATGTGTCATCTGAAGAAGTACGGAAACTTAGAGGATATATGTATGCATATAAAGCCAGGTAA
- the LOC138876193 gene encoding uncharacterized protein: MDEKYGLRNSKHKSSTITYSYHLHVEVSCAAIDLQLSELNSRFSKVNIDLLLGTTSLSSDDSFANHDKNKIIKLVIYYPNEFTTSNLENLSFELDNYIDYEREMDNAFSNLKGLGDLLKTLVKTNIYKT; encoded by the coding sequence ATGGATGAGAAGTATGGTCTTCGAAATTCAAAGCATAAAAGCTCAACTATTACGTACTCTTATCATTTGCACGTAGAAGTTTCTTGTGCCGCTATTGATTTGCAACTTTCGGAGCTTAATAGTCGTTTTAGTAAAGTGAATATTGATCTGCTTCTTGGTACGACTAGTTTGAGTTCCGATGATTCTTTTGCAAATCATGATAAAAACAAGATTATAAAACTTGTTATATATTATCCAAATGAGTTCACTACTTCCAACCTTGAAAATCTTAGTTTTGAGCTTGACAACTATATTGATTATGAGCGAGAAATGGACAATGCATTCTCTAACTTGAAAGGGCTTGGCGATCTCTTGAAGACATTggttaaaacaaatatttacaagACATGA